The Archocentrus centrarchus isolate MPI-CPG fArcCen1 chromosome 24, fArcCen1, whole genome shotgun sequence DNA segment TGGATGGGACAGCGCACAAGTTAGAAGAAACACACGGTGCAAATTCTGCTGTGACACGTATCGCCAGAACCCAGTACGCTTGCCTCAGTAACGGCTTTCACAATGCAATGTTCGACTATAATGAGGCCGAGATGAGCCACCGGGAAAACTGTAAAGCCCAGATCCAGAGGCAAATGGAGATAGTGGGGCATGAGGTGACAGgagaagaggtggaggagatGATTGAGAAAGGTCAGTGGAACATCTTCAGTGACAATGTCGTGACTGAAGGTAGAACGGCCCGTTTAGCCCTGTCCCAGGTTGAGAAACGACACCAGGAGCTGCTAGACCTGGAGAGCCGTATCAAGAGCATCCATGAGATATTCCTGGACATTGCCCTGCTGGTAGAGGAGCAGGGCTCCATGCTGGACTCCATCCAGAACAATGTTCAGAAAACTGATGAAGGCATACAGGATGCCCTATTCAAAATTGGCAGGGCCAAACGCCATGACAGCAACAACCTAtttaaaagaatatttaaaaGGACATAAGTAgcttaagatgtttttttttgttttgttttttttaagttggctCAGTCCCAACATGAGAAGGAGTTaataaagctacttttggccgctcccttattcacaaggggtcatcACAGCGGGTAGCTCCACATATTTAATTTGGCAGATCTTTATGCCAGATACCTTTCCTAATGCAACCCTAAAGGGGTTTGTGTCtaataacatttattaaaaaacaaaactctgtgGCTTTCAGAAATGTTCAGGAAATTAATAAAATTGCTAGTAACATGATTGCTGCAAAGTGTAAGGCTGAATGattctttaattctttgtggtttttcagtttttccacagaaaTGAACAGGAATATTACAGTTCTTTGGCTGCTTGTCAGAAATTTCCCATTCCCTCAAAGGGTACCAATAATGAAGCATTTAAACTGAGATTTCTTTTATATCGATTATGCAGGAAATATACTATAATGCACCATGTACgctttaacacatttttttccaggCCTCTGAATTAATAAAGCATAACATAATGAAGGACTGTATATGTGTAGCTCCTGAATGTCTGGAACATAACCTGTTGATGGACACaagtaattatgtgttctaatCAGGGTACAGTGCAAAAAAAGCTGGTAAAACCACACAAGTCTGTTTTCTCCTGCGCAAACACAAGCCAGTCCTGTGACAGTCATGTGGGCGTGGCTGGGAAAATCTTTACGCGGGTTCAAATCAGCACAGGCTTGACTCACTCAGCTCAGAAACTGTCAGGGAGCCCGTTGTAGCTTTCAGAACACACATATAAATCCTGCAGTTTAAGGGTCAAAGACGCAATTCGTGATCATGTGTTGTCACAGCGTTTGCAGGCGTCCCGCTCACATACAAACAAACTAAAGAACCTAGAGGTTTCATACCAGCAGTTTTGCTTATATGTACAAAGGGAGAGACAGCAAGTTTAATTTAGCACGCACTCGGATGTTACACGCCCGCTGCTCACA contains these protein-coding regions:
- the LOC115774621 gene encoding syntaxin-11-like, with amino-acid sequence MRDRLSHLQAMSSGPVEPAEYAESTRSESLSSVELDNSPALSEIFSQAQGIHKDIQLIRLEVKRLCEQNSCMFHGTSTSSTERDSIGADIKARAENVLARLRDMDGTAHKLEETHGANSAVTRIARTQYACLSNGFHNAMFDYNEAEMSHRENCKAQIQRQMEIVGHEVTGEEVEEMIEKGQWNIFSDNVVTEGRTARLALSQVEKRHQELLDLESRIKSIHEIFLDIALLVEEQGSMLDSIQNNVQKTDEGIQDALFKIGRAKRHDSNNLFKRIFKRT